Genomic window (Cololabis saira isolate AMF1-May2022 chromosome 10, fColSai1.1, whole genome shotgun sequence):
ACACCAGGTGAGGGGGGGACTCGCAGGTGATgccctgctctctgattggctggcaggtgtggACAGGACATACTCACAGTTGAACAAAACAGGTGACCAGAGTGACAGTAACTTACCCATTCTggtttagggatgggcggtatggactaaaaaatgtatcacgatcatttctggcatttatcccgataacgataaaaaaaataccaatacaaaaacgtcatcaacaggaatttatctttctttctttctttctttctttctttctttctttctttctttctttctttctttctttctttctttctttctttctttctttctttctttccttttttctttcaggctcatttctttctttccttctttctttccttttttctttcaggctcatttctttctttccttctttctttccttttttctttcaggctcatttctttctttccttctttctttccttttttctttcaggctcatttctttctttctttctttctttttggctcatttccttccttccttccttccttccttccttccttccttccttccttccttccttcctgccttccttccttcatgtacgttgtgcgtggacttaacgcagaatcataaatcaactttacacaaaaacgtcatcaacgggaatcgtttttaccgcgagatgacaaatttatcgtgaacggtaaaatatcacccatccctaTTCTGGTTCCATCAGGAGACCTCAGGGTATTCAGGTGTGTTCAGACTTTGTGGGAACTCTGATGATGTAATGTCGGGACTTCATGGTCCCCATGAATCAAAACGACTTCAGTGTTCAAACTCAGATCTGACGTTGCTGTAAGAAGACACGGGTGGAGCTTTCTCAACAACAAGAACAATAAAACTGAAATTCAAATGTTTCTGGTAGGCTGACGCTAACAAACTCATTCCAGCATCTGCGGGAGGCGAGGCAGAGTTCAGTTAAACCAAGTTTTTAATGACATCATGATACAATATACACATTCAGCACACTAATGAAACAACTAAAGGGCTTAAGTAAAGCACATTCTCAACAACAAGCAGCTAAGTGAACACATCGTAAAAACACAAGTCTGATCTTTGTCGTTTCTCCATCTGAAGTCAGATCCCAGTGGAAACCTGCTCTGGATTCATGGACTTACAAATAGTATTATGTACAGTAGATGTTGGAAAGTACGAAAGCAACCAATACCAAGTCAGCATCTTGGAAGCAGACGTTATCCTGTCAAGTTGATGTAAAAACTGATCACCAGACTCCGTTTCCACTCCTCCGTGTGCGTCCAGATGGATGTTTGCAGTTGAACTCTATTCCGTCTCTCTAGCTTCAAAGAAGCCATCTCTTTTGCTAAAAACGGCTCGTTTGATGTGTACGTGGCGGTGGGCGGTGGATCAGTGATTGACACCTGTAAAGCCGCCAACTTGTACGCGAGCCACCCTGACGCCGACTTCCTGGACTTCGTCAACGCTCCGATCGGCAAAGGGAAGCCGGTGACGGGAGCGGTGAAGCCGCTCATTGCAGGTATGTCAAATGTTCACCTGTTCAGCAGACTGGCTCGGCGAGCTTAGTCGTGACTGTTGGGCGTCTGTTTCCAGTTCCGACGACTGCAGGGACCGGCAGCGAGACCACCGGAGTCGCCATCTTTGACTACGAGCCTCTGAAGGCCAAAACAGGTGACCAGAGAGAACATTTAGTGCTATGAAGAGATTGTTCTGGTGTTAAAACTGTGGACATCAGGGCTTTTTAGGTGTAATGTGCAGCTGGGAGGAGCTCTGACGACATCATCAGGATGAGACTGAGCTCTGATTGGTTGTGTGTGCTCAGGTATCGCCAGCAGAGCCATCAGACCCATGCTGGGCATCGTGGACCCGCTGCACACTCTCTCCATGCCCGAGAGAGTGGCGGCCAACAGTGGCTTTGACGTCCTCtggtctgtccatccatccatccatccatccatccatcacctcatccatccatccatccatccatcatccatcatccatccatcatccatccatccatccatccatccatcatccatccatccatccatccatccatccatccatccatccatcatccatccatcatccatccatccatccatccatcatccatccatccatccatccatccatctttgttTCATACAAAAGTAGAGCTGTAGTCCCTTAATCTGTTTGTGTACAAGCATAAtataattatttaattcattgtAGTCATTGTTAGACAAATAACCTTCAACCTGAAATGAACAACAATATAAAACTTTTTTACTGGGTCATATTTTTATGtaacattaataaaaataaaaaacattttgattcCACCACAACATTTCCAttaggttcaggtctggactttcaatcaatcaaactttatttaaaaagtgCTTAACATACCGTAAggcgaccaaagtgctgtacagatgaataaaatacaacaaagcaAAGTCATAAGGTAAGATAGACAGAAAACAACAAGACCAGAAATAGAAAGTAAAAAGCAAAAGACAATACAGGGACTAGTCTACTATGTACACTTCCTGGAGTTAAAAGCCtgtgtaaaaaaataattaaaaatcatTAAGGTACAGTGAAACTGCAAATGGCTCATCAGTTATGGTCTATATCTCAGGGAAAGGGGAGAGCATTCTGAGCTCAGCAGCTACAACTGAAAAGGCCCCGTCTCCCCTGGTCACGGAGCGAGTCCTGGGACCGTCTGATCTTCAGGTCTCATAGCTCTACTAGGACGATGCTAATGTACGAGCTCAGAAAGATACGGAGGTGCCCAACCATGCAAGCATTAAAAACCAAGAAAGCCGTTTTAAATGTTATTCTGAAAGAAACAGATAACCAGTGAATGTAATATTGGAGTAATACGCTCACACCGTTGTGCACCGGGCAGCTGAATTTTGGACCAGCTGCAGACGGCGAAGGAGAGACTGGTCCATCCAactataatacaataataaactttatttatatagcacctttcctaaaaaagttacaaagtgcttcccaagaacaataaaatacatcaagataAAATACAGTGCATAGTGGACAAAAACATAAGACAGCAATAACCAAGtctaaaattaataacaatattcacaccacaataaaagcttttctagaaaggaatgtttttagtaaagatttaaaagcagtgggGGGTTTAGCGGACCTGATCTCAGCAGGTAAAGAGTTCAGAAGTTTGGGGGCCCGGACTGCAAAAGCTCCATCACCTTTGGTCACAAGCCGGGCCCTGGGAATGATCAGAACGGCCACTACTTGCTGATCTGAGGGAGCGCCCTGGCAGATAGGGGGTTAAACATTCTTTAAAATAACTAGGGGTTAGGTTATTTAGGGCCTTAAAAGTCAGCAGTAAAATGAAGGGAGTTGCAGTGGTCCAGTctagaaaagataaatgcaagaATAACCCTCTCAAGGGCATCATGCGGAAGACGGGGCTGGACTTTACTAATGAGCCTGAACTGATCAAAACTAGACCGGGCTGCTGCTCTGACCTGTCTATCAAACGTGATGTAGAtttgctgctgtgtttgggatcatttcctgtcacatgactCAGTTTTCAGCCAACCTTTATCTGTCAGACAGATGTCCTCACATTTGTCCCTAGAAGACATTGTACCACATTGCTGTTGTCTtttcctcttggcattgtgttaatgtTTCAGACCAGCAAACTACCAAAACATCTGTTTTTATTGGGGCAGGGGAGGGGTGGGGGTCTGTGGTTGGTGCCTCTTGGTGGCAGGACAGCTGACGTCTTCTCTGCCCCCATCAGTCACGCTCTGGAGTCGTACACCGCCCTGCCCTACGAGCAGAGGAGCCCCTGCCCCACCAACCCCATCAACCGCCCCGCCTACCAGGGCAGCAACCCCATCAGTGACGTCTGGTCCCGCCACGCCCTCAATGTGGTCGCCAAGTACATGAAGAGGTAAACACACACTTCCTCTGCCCATCTAGAACCAGCTGCTTTACCAAAACCGTTTTTTTAGAACCAGTTTCTGATCCAGAACCAGTTATTTAGATAATAATGTTTGCTAATTTGCAAATATTATAAGTCCTGCTAACTAGTTGGCATACATGTAGCTAGTGCCAGTCGAGCTAACCTAATGacatattttgactttttgagtgaaaaaaaagagaataatagagataataaaaaatgtaatgaacTTCTGACTTCATAAACTCACAGAGTTTGTTGCCCGGGGGCTCGTGGGGATGTGGGCGTTATTCAGCTGTATACTCtctgtataaacagaaatggttCTGCAGTATATGAATACCGGTATACAAAAGTCCAACATGTTTGTTGTTATTAGATATTAAAGCAGGTGAGTTTATATTTGTTATGTGGACATTAATGCCACAGATAAACTATTCAATTGAGCTTTGCTAAGAAAACCCACCACATTGCATCAAAACTCTTCTTACACACAATCCTGAAGCACCAGGCGATTGTGGAAATGAAAAACCACCTTTTAGCGGAAAAAAACCaacctaaaggctgaattatggttctgcgtcaaaccaacgcagagcacacgccgtcaccgtgacgccgttgtgaacccttcggacttctccgtcactccatttcgttgcggtgcagtaccccccttgaccgctaattcgcgctAATTCGACtttttctggtcacagtgaatcaaagagataaggacaactattgtgcaaaaaaacaaaacaaaaaaaatcacacatacacaaagaaaagagccctgaaagttcacgactgcttcaaaccggaaaccggaaatgcgttgcttccaagcgaatcaatcacagccctctcggtctgcgtgtggtagttacaattttcgggagttgacgtcagtgacggcgtgtggtctgcgtcgacgcgtaccacacgccgtaggcacggtgtcgttttgacgcagaaccataactcaagctttagacagaaccagactcaggaagAACGACCATCCACCCGGACCAGTTGGAggttgagaggacaggaaagaggagagaatGATGTCACTAATAGAGTTGGTGTAGAGGAgaagtgcatcatgggaggttcCCCAGCAGTCTAGGCCTGTCTGTTGACAGAATTTTGTAAAGGAAAACAACTCTTCTGGTGGTTCTGACGGGGATCCGTTCTAGGTAACGTATGAACCAACTGAtcaattgatttattgattgattgcagAGCCGTGCGGGATCAGGAGGACCTGGAGGCCCGGTCCAGCATGCACCTGGCCAGCGTGTTTGCTGGAATCGGCTTTGGAAATGCTGGAGTTCATCTGTGGTGAGAAGCTAGTATTTCTATGGCTCTCTTTCAGCCAGCTCCTTCAGCATGAACCTGTGTCTTTGATGCGTAGGAACGGGTCTGAGCTGCTTTAGCTCGTTATCTGCAGGATGTCTTCTTTAGACCCGGACTGGAAACAACTTGGTTTAACTAGTTTCCTgctgtctctctctccctcactgCAGTCATGGGATGTCATATCCAATCGCAGGAAATGTGAAGACTCACGCAGCCAAGGGCTACAGTGTGGAgcaccccctggtggtgagaGATGACGCAACACAGTGACCAGGAAAACACCCTTCAGAGTTTCAGGGATCTGTTCAACAAGCCATCACTGACAAAAGTCTGCACCCGTTATTTTAATCCAGTGATTATAAAATCATCTGATCATAGTGGGTCTTGTCATAGTGTCAGACAAATATAAAACCAGATGAACAATGAGAGGTTGTATTAACATTTTTGTATTAACAAACACAGGACTCCAACAGGCTGCATAAACTGTACTGAATATGAAAAGTTAACATTAAAGGATTGAAAGATTGAATGGAAACCGTTCTAGAAACAAATCCAAGATCACTTCAAGATTCCTCACATTAGTTTTAAATGTCAAAGGGAAATGATGGTTATGATGAACTGTGTCTTCAGCCTCATGGACTCTCGGTGGTGCTCACGTCTCCAGCCGTCTTTAACTTCACTGCGCCGATGTGTCCGGAGCGCCACCTTGAGGCTGCAGAGATCCTCGGTAAGAGTTAAGAGACGCTCTGAGTCAGATATgatgacaaataaatgaaatgatgcaAATGAAGGTCTGAATGTTAGTGAGAAACTTCATTAACTTGACATACAATTTAAAAACTTTAATTTCAGGTGCTGTTGCAAACTCTCAGTGGTGCATTTGGATGCAGCATCTCTGATGGTTGTGCAGAAACTGTTTTTGAAGCATTCAGGTGTATTTACTCTGGTGCATTCATGTGACGCAGTCTTTCTTTTCATGATCCGTTTAAGTGTAGTTACAAAGTCTGTGGTATGTTGCTGCGTTCAGGATTAGTTTCTGTCTGTGGTGCATTCAGGTGCACTAAGAGACtctgtgatgtgttcatgttcAGTGAGAGACTCTTCGTGGTGCATTCAGGTGCAGTTACTCCGTGGTGTGTTCAGGTGCTGCAACTCTGTAGTGTATATGGGTGTAGTAGTCACCCCCTGATACAGAAATGGACTGGGCTGCATTCAGGTGCAGTAACTCTGTGGCGCAATCGGAAGCTACAATGTTCTTTGATGCCTTCATGTGCAGTAAATCACTGTGGTGTGTTCAGGTGCATTAACAGACTGTTATGCCTTCGAGTACACTAAGAAATTGTATAGTTGTTCTCTATGATGAGTTCAGATGTAGTAAGAGACTTTGTGGCACATTCAGGTGCATTAAGAGACTTGATGTCACTGATGCTGTACGTTCAGTTGCAGTAACTGATTctctgtggtgcgttcaggtgccgaTGTTCGACAGGTGAAGCTGGCGGACGCTGGTGCCGTTCTTGCCGACACGCTGCGTGAGTTCCTCTACGATCTGCACGTGGAGGACGGACTGGGAGCTGTTGGATACAGCCCGGATGACATCCCAGCGCTGGTGAAGGGAACTCTTCCTCAGGTGAGTATCTGCAGCTGGGCATGTTTCCCTTGCACGAGTACTCAAGTAACATCTTCTTCTGCCCTGCAGGAGCGCGTCACCAAACTGTCTCCCAGAGCTCACACAGAGGAGGACCTGAGCCACCTCTTTGAAGCCTCCATGAAGCTGTACTGAGGCCCCTGCAGCTGCGCTTCCTCCAGCGTCCACCAGAGGCCGCTGTTGTCTGCAGTAAGACTCCTCGGCAGCTAAATCCATCAGTCTGTCGTCAGGTGTTTCCTGTGTTCAGCCAAGTCATGATGAAAACCTCAGTCTTCAATTATGTGACTCAAATCAAATATTTCTTTTTGGTTAAAAgcttttaataaatattaaagCAACCCGCTGCATTGATTCAGCAGCTCTAAAAGGTTTTGCATTTTAAATGACATGAATATCCGTCCTCAAGCTGACTGATTGTTAGAAGGTTTAAACGTTAAATTAAATCTCTGAAAAACATAATGAAAACAAGGACAGAGTTTTGTGAAACACTAACAGAACCAAGTTGCCTTAACTTTGAGTTTTTAATCAATTCTGATTCTGTTTCTGTCAAAATgtcaatgtttttttgttagtATAAAGTGTGGAACTTTGTTTCATGTCATAAAATGATTTTACaaagtttgattaaaaaaatcatGCATGTGCATCTCCATTTCTGTCATTATTTTGTCGTCATTACTTTCATACTTCGTCATTACTTTACATTCACACAAGACATAAATACACGTATAATTACCTTTTACCTGCGTACTTATTTACGTCTATATGGAGTTAACAGCTTTCTTTAGCCTCATATCCAGTGAAAATGATACGTTTGTACCACTTTTCGAACCTGTTCATACTTGGACATTGCTTAATTTCTACATTTAATCTGTTCCACAGCCTCACGCCACAGACAAagacaaaaactttaaaaagttGTACACACTTGAGGATGCTTGAATATTACCTCTCCTCTCAATTTATGTCCTCTATCTCTactaaaaaactgtttttaatatTGTTGTAGGTTGGTTGCTACCCTATACATCAATTGTGCTATTTGAAAATCAACCAGATCAATGAATTCCAAAAATCTTGATTTCAAGAAAAGTGAATTTGTCTTATGAATTATCCATATCACGCTTTTCTGCAGTGTAATTAGTTTTGATTGTGTAGATTTTATTGCTTCGCCTCAAACCTCTGCACCGTAGCTTAAATATGGTTAAACGAATCAACGGTGAAAACTGGAGTGATTTGTGGTCCAGAATTTGTTCTGCTTTAGTCAGTGCTGCGATGCTTCTGACGTTTATTGTGTACATAATTGACACCTGATTCCTGCATAcaagcagaaattaaagctcTGCAGACCTGTTGTGAAGACATCAAAGCAGTGGACCAGGAAAGCTATGGAGGATCTTCAGGCATGCTTGGACTGTACTGACTGGCATGTTTTCAGGACTTCTACCAACAGTCTGGACGAGCGCACAGAGGCTGTGACATCTTACATCAGCTTCTGTGAGGACAGTTGTGTACCATCACGTACCAGGGTTAGTTACAACATGACAAATTCTGGTTCACATCAAAGCTCAGAAGGCTGCGGCTGCAGAAGGAAGAAGCGTTCAGGAGTGGCGACAAGGACAGGCTCAAAAAGGTAAAGTACACGTTTAGCAAGGAGGTGAGAGTAGCTAAACGACTGTACTCTGAGAAACTACAACAACAGTTCTCAGAAAACAATGCCAGCTCAGTTTGGAAGGGACTGAGACAGATAACCAATTACAAACCCAGAGCCCCCCCCTCCATCAACGACCGATGTCTAGCCAACGACCTGAACGAGTTCTAATGTCGCTTTGACAGACAAAGGGACAGTCCTGATACCATCCCCCGGGATTGCATTCACATTCACCAATTCCATCCCTCCAATTGCAGCAGGGGCTGGAGCTTTTCCACCACTTCACACCCCAGAGGCCCGATCCTCATCCCTCCACACCACAGCGACGCCCCTCTCTATCCTGGAGAGGGACGTTAACAAGATATTTAAAAGACTAAACCCCCgcaaagcagcaggaccggACTCTGTGTCCCCATCCACCATGCAGCACTGTGTCGATCAGCTGTCTCTGGTGTTCACGGACATCTTCAACACCTCCCTGGAGACATGCCATGTGCCTGCCTGCTTCAAAACCTCCACCATCATACCTGTCcccaaaaaaccaaggaccacaggactcaatgactacagacccgtctaataagaataataaaacaattagaactttatttaaaagggatATCTCTTCAGTTCCATACGTGATCCCATATTGgaataaatatgtagaaaatATTAACTGGAAGAAGGTCTGGCTCTCACCCAAACAATACCTGGTGacaaacaaagttaaagaaatttaatttaagttaattcatgaattctatcctacaaatgatcacattgtaaaaagattcaaaagaaatatcgattcaaaatgtactttttaTTCTGCAAATTCGGAAACAatgactcacttattctggctgtgccccattgttcatactttttggagtgatatgtgtaattttgtgtctgaaagcattgaaactgatttcaaattattttggaaggatgttgtttggtgtttttgaccatgtaacgattagaacaaagccaaaataaacatttattattaatttgttgactatccttgcaaaattccacatccacaaatccaaattcttacacaaaaaaccctctttttttacttttcattgtgaatttaatcagtatctggactctattaagttttctacaaattcaaaagcaatcaaaaccatgtatgtaaatgttttggctttctgttataatatcatcccccctggctggttataatgtgttttgctttttgttttgttttttatttcatttatactctatatatgttataattcaacttgaaatAGCATAATGTGAAGCTTTGTAATCAGTGTACTGtgtaaaaaaaaggagaagccCATCTAACTAATTTCCAGGTTGAAGCCAAAGAGTAAGTAGGAAGACATATTGCAGTTCATTGACTGCAACATCATCATGCCGTTGTGTTTACTAGGAAcgcgcatcctattggtgcagcgggatcacgtgacgaccgcgcctcgacccgcggacgaaAATATTACtgcgctcagaagaaagtagtaccgcccgatccgccaataaaacagagaagaagtaGTACCGTCTTGCGGTCtggatcacgggactcttgtggggttttgagctccgaacttttacttataaggtaagcatgaatcaatcttttttataacGTAAAGATTATGTCGTCGCCATAGGTGGGAGCAGGAATCACTTTCTTTTGCGGTTCACCTTACGGTCTGTTTGTTTAAATTAAGTTTCGTTAAAAGAATACGCCGAATGCTTCCGGGTTTCCTGACGCCCACGTGTTTGTTGTTAGCTTTAGCATCCGGTGCTAGGACAAACAAAAATACGCAAAGTAGACATTTCAGAGTCACAAGTTGTAAATCCTCTGTGGCTGTTTATCATCTCATGGGCTCGATATTTGGAGGTCTGAAATGTCCCAGAAAGGAGTTTAGTTGGGTAAAGAAACCTTTTCTTGCATgaagtctctttttcatgtgaaATTTAACTTGAAAGGGTTAAAATCCAGTATGTCCATCCCTGGTTTCATCTGTAAATTAAGTTTATGGGAAATTTAGAATTATAAAATAACTAATTTCTCTAAAAGGAAACCTAAATTACACTTATTAAATTATTTTTGGGAAAATACGAGTTggggtaaaaagacatttacttctGAACTGAtttctgatataaaagggttaaatccagagTTTGTgttcttcctggaatctgatcctgATGAACTCTTCTTTCTGCTCTCAGATCCAGTCTGACCAGTGTTTCCTTGTTCCCtctcctgcagatctgcagcttgaaGACCGGTCTGAACAACAAGAGCTGAACACTGAGAGCTGAAAGCCTCCTACTCTGCACAGATTTTTACATCAGAGCTGAGACTAGTTTCACGTTTGAGGAAGTAACAACTTCAGTCTCAGTTATCGAGAGGAGAAATGGCGCAGAAAGGAGTTCAGCTGGATAAAGAATCCTTTTCTTGTCTGATCTGTTTGGATCTTTTAAATGATCCGGTGActattccctgtggacacagttaCTGTATGAAGTGTATTAAAACCTACTGGAATGAAGAAAAGGAGAGGGAACAACCCAGCTGTCCTCATTGTAGAGAGAGTTTCACACCGAGACCTGTGCTGGTGAAAAACACCATGTTGGCTGATTTAATGGAGGACCTGAAGAAGATTGGACTTCAAGCTGCTCCTACCGATCGCTGCTATGCTGAAGCTGAAGATGTGGTCTGTGATTTCTGCTCTGGAAGAAAACGTAAAGCCACCAAGTCCTGTTTATGCTGTCTGGCCTCTTACTGTGAGAATCACCTTCAACCTCATCATAATGTGGCTCCATTCAAGAAACACAAGCTGGTGGATCCCtccaagaacctgcaggacaacgTCTGCCCCCGTCATGACgaggtgatgaagatgttctgtcgtactgatcagaagtgtatctgttatctctgctctctggatgaacataaaggccacgacacagtctcagctgcagcagaaaggactgagaggcagagagagatggatgtgagtcgacaacaaatccagcaggggatccaggacagagagaaagatgtgaagctgcttcagcaggaggtggaggccatctatcagtctgctgataaaacagtgaaggacagtgaggagatcttcactgagctgatctctctcctccagaagagaagctctgatgtgaagcagcagatctggtcccagcaggaaactgaagtgaggGGCATTAGAGAACTGGAGgacaagctgcagcaggagatcactgacctgaagaggagagactctgagatgaagcagctcacagacaacGAGGACAACAACCAGTTTCTCCACAACTACCCCGTACTGTCACCAGTCAGTGagtccacacactcctccagcatcagcatctaTCCTCTCAGATACTTTGAGGATGTGACAGACgctgtgtcagaggtcagaggtcgactacaggacatcctgaCAGACACGTGGACAAACCTTTCACTGACCATCACTGATgtttcagaaccagaaccaaagagcagagctgaattcttgaaatattcatgtgaaatcactctggatccaaacacacTAAACGGACGGCTGTTACTTTCAGAGGACAAGAGAAAGGTGACAATTCTGAAACAACTTCAGTCTTATTCAAgtcatccagacagattcactGATCGTCCTCAGGTCCTGAGTAGAGAGGGTCTGACTGGGCGTCATTACTGTGAGGTGGAGGTGACAGAAGATATACTTGGtgtagcagtttcatacaagaatgTCAGCAGAACCGGGGAGGGATTTGGAGAAAGTCACAAATCTTGGTCACTAGATTGTGAAGCAGAGACTTATGAACTTTGGCACAACGACACCGAAACCCCCATCCCATTTCCTTATTCCCCCAGAACGGGAGTTTAcctggatcacagagcaggagttctgtccttctacaACATCTATGAAGATATCATGTACCTCATGTACAGAGTCCAGACCACCTTCACTCAGCCGCTCTACGCTGGAGTTTATGTTTATGGTACTCCTGGAACCACAGCCGAGTTCGTTAAACCCGGTAGTTCTTCATgtctttattgatttttctcTTCTTGTCAGAGATGAACGTGCTTCTTTTGGATATGAAAGTCGTTCTTTTGTAGTTTCACCTGGGAAATATTAACATCTTCTATTTCagtataaaaacagaaataagcCTGTATTGTAATTGTTGTTAACTGTTAGAATGTTACAATA
Coding sequences:
- the LOC133452038 gene encoding tripartite motif-containing protein 16-like, with translation MAQKGVQLDKESFSCLICLDLLNDPVTIPCGHSYCMKCIKTYWNEEKEREQPSCPHCRESFTPRPVLVKNTMLADLMEDLKKIGLQAAPTDRCYAEAEDVVCDFCSGRKRKATKSCLCCLASYCENHLQPHHNVAPFKKHKLVDPSKNLQDNVCPRHDEVMKMFCRTDQKCICYLCSLDEHKGHDTVSAAAERTERQREMDVSRQQIQQGIQDREKDVKLLQQEVEAIYQSADKTVKDSEEIFTELISLLQKRSSDVKQQIWSQQETEVRGIRELEDKLQQEITDLKRRDSEMKQLTDNEDNNQFLHNYPVLSPVSESTHSSSISIYPLRYFEDVTDAVSEVRGRLQDILTDTWTNLSLTITDVSEPEPKSRAEFLKYSCEITLDPNTLNGRLLLSEDKRKVTILKQLQSYSSHPDRFTDRPQVLSREGLTGRHYCEVEVTEDILGVAVSYKNVSRTGEGFGESHKSWSLDCEAETYELWHNDTETPIPFPYSPRTGVYLDHRAGVLSFYNIYEDIMYLMYRVQTTFTQPLYAGVYVYGTPGTTAEFVKPGSSSCLY
- the adhfe1 gene encoding hydroxyacid-oxoacid transhydrogenase, mitochondrial, whose translation is MAGRDRVVHLLRLLERAACRCPAHSNTFQRDVGTANCIVRKTEYAFEMASSNIRYGPGVSREIGMDLQNLGAQNVCLMTDKNLSHLPPMKAVLESLVRNGVNYQVFDNVRVEPTDTSFKEAISFAKNGSFDVYVAVGGGSVIDTCKAANLYASHPDADFLDFVNAPIGKGKPVTGAVKPLIAVPTTAGTGSETTGVAIFDYEPLKAKTGIASRAIRPMLGIVDPLHTLSMPERVAANSGFDVLCHALESYTALPYEQRSPCPTNPINRPAYQGSNPISDVWSRHALNVVAKYMKRAVRDQEDLEARSSMHLASVFAGIGFGNAGVHLCHGMSYPIAGNVKTHAAKGYSVEHPLVPHGLSVVLTSPAVFNFTAPMCPERHLEAAEILGADVRQVKLADAGAVLADTLREFLYDLHVEDGLGAVGYSPDDIPALVKGTLPQERVTKLSPRAHTEEDLSHLFEASMKLY